A region from the Metopolophium dirhodum isolate CAU chromosome 9, ASM1992520v1, whole genome shotgun sequence genome encodes:
- the LOC132952011 gene encoding uncharacterized protein LOC132952011, translating into METAVTHIGILMNGKIIREDTTKNLMEKFKTSCVEDLFAAIIFAKDKLHRNTSEKRIRRLSIFNDRISHQYTSLLSSTFNTELSEPKKQKSVLQALILKNIWTLIRMYS; encoded by the exons ATGGAAACGGCAGTTACGCAC ATTGGAATATTGAtgaatggaaaaattataagaGAAGACACTACAAAAAATCTTatggaaaaatttaaaacgtcTTGCGTAGAAGATTTGTTTGCAGCAATAATATTCGCCAAAGATAAACTGCACAGGAATACT tcgGAAAAAAGAATCAGGAGATTATCGATCTTTAATGATCGTATTTCGCACCAATATACGTCATTACTAAGTTCCACGTTCAataca GAACTCAGTGAacccaaaaaacaaaaaagcgTACTACAGGCACTAATACTAAAAAACATTTGGACTTTGATCAGAATGTATTCGTAA